One Azospirillum sp. TSA2s genomic region harbors:
- the gluQRS gene encoding tRNA glutamyl-Q(34) synthetase GluQRS — MSDLVTRFAPSPTGHLHLGHAHSALFGWTTARSAPRSAAGRFLLRIEDIDPNRCRPEYERDLIEDLAWLGLDWDGPVRRQSDHFDDFRAALARLESLGVLYPCFCTRKDIAAEIARAGAAPHGPDGPLYPGTCRHRSAEERAERIARGDSWALRLDVEATRRLTGPLRWHDRAQGWQEATPELLGDVVLARKDTPTSYHLSVTVDDHLQGVTLVTRGEDLFFATHLHRLLQALLGYDPPDYHHHGLLRNAAGERLAKRDRAQSLRSLRDEGRSPAEVRALAGFAGGLSTVA, encoded by the coding sequence ATGAGCGATCTCGTCACCCGCTTCGCCCCCAGCCCCACCGGGCACCTGCATCTGGGCCATGCCCATTCCGCGCTGTTCGGCTGGACCACCGCCCGCAGCGCCCCCCGCAGTGCCGCCGGCCGCTTCCTGTTGCGGATCGAGGACATCGACCCCAACCGCTGCCGACCCGAGTACGAGCGCGACCTGATCGAGGATCTGGCGTGGCTCGGTCTCGACTGGGACGGTCCGGTCCGGCGCCAGTCCGACCATTTCGACGATTTCCGCGCGGCGCTGGCCCGGCTCGAGTCGCTGGGCGTGCTCTATCCCTGTTTCTGTACCCGCAAGGACATCGCCGCCGAGATCGCGCGGGCCGGTGCGGCGCCTCATGGACCGGATGGGCCGCTTTATCCCGGCACCTGCCGTCATCGCTCCGCCGAGGAGCGGGCGGAGAGGATTGCCCGTGGCGACAGTTGGGCGCTGCGACTCGACGTGGAGGCCACCCGGCGGCTGACCGGGCCGCTGCGCTGGCACGACCGGGCGCAGGGCTGGCAGGAGGCGACGCCGGAACTGCTGGGCGACGTGGTGCTGGCGCGCAAGGACACGCCGACCAGCTATCACCTCAGCGTCACCGTCGACGACCATCTGCAGGGCGTGACGCTGGTCACCCGCGGCGAGGACCTGTTCTTCGCCACCCACCTGCACCGGCTGCTGCAGGCGCTTCTGGGCTACGATCCGCCGGACTATCACCATCACGGCCTGCTGCGGAACGCGGCGGGCGAGCGGCTGGCCAAGCGCGACCGCGCCCAGTCCCTGCGCTCGCTCCGCGACGAAGGCCGCAGCCCGGCCGAGGTGCGGGCGCTGGCGGGGTTCGCGGGTGGGCTGAGCACCGTAGCTTGA
- a CDS encoding HNH endonuclease — translation MAPPPDHCPALVLNADFRPLSYFPLSLWSWQEAVKAVFLERVNIVSHYDRVVRSPSFEVRLPSVISLKEFIPATRRPAFTRFNVFLRDRFTCQYCGRPFPTHDLTFDHVIPRSRGGRTTWENVITSCSACNLAKGDRLPHVCGMIPLSPPFQPSAYELQENGRAFPPNFLHESWRDFLYWDSELDPM, via the coding sequence TTGGCTCCACCACCCGATCACTGTCCGGCTCTGGTGCTGAACGCGGATTTCCGCCCGCTCAGTTACTTCCCCTTGTCGCTATGGTCCTGGCAGGAAGCGGTCAAGGCGGTCTTTCTCGAACGGGTCAACATCGTATCGCACTATGACCGGGTCGTCCGATCCCCAAGTTTCGAAGTCCGGTTGCCCAGCGTCATCTCGCTGAAAGAGTTCATCCCGGCCACGCGCCGCCCGGCCTTCACCCGCTTCAACGTCTTCCTGCGCGACCGCTTCACCTGCCAGTATTGCGGCCGCCCCTTCCCCACCCACGATCTGACCTTCGACCATGTGATCCCGCGGTCGCGCGGCGGTCGGACGACGTGGGAAAACGTCATCACATCCTGTTCGGCCTGCAACCTGGCGAAGGGCGACCGCCTTCCCCACGTCTGCGGCATGATCCCCCTCAGTCCGCCCTTCCAGCCCAGTGCCTACGAGCTGCAAGAGAACGGACGCGCCTTCCCGCCAAACTTCCTCCATGAAAGTTGGCGGGATTTTCTTTACTGGGACTCGGAACTGGACCCGATGTAG
- a CDS encoding demethoxyubiquinone hydroxylase family protein produces MSETTSASAVSRSGSLPGSLPGSMPGDLPRRERLARIVRVDHAGEYGAKRIYEGQIAVMGKGRHGKTLRHMAEQELVHLQYFEKQLNRRRVRPTLLQPLWHVTGFLLGAGTAILGERAAMACTVAVEEVIEEHYEAQLKHLGPEEQELTDSIRKFQAEEVEHRDIGLQNEAERAAGYPILSAAIKAGTRAVIWVAERV; encoded by the coding sequence GTGAGTGAAACGACGTCTGCCTCCGCTGTTTCCCGTTCCGGCTCGCTGCCCGGATCTCTTCCCGGTTCGATGCCCGGCGATCTGCCGCGGCGCGAGCGGCTGGCCCGCATCGTCCGTGTCGACCATGCCGGCGAGTACGGCGCCAAGCGCATCTATGAGGGCCAGATCGCCGTCATGGGCAAGGGGCGCCACGGCAAGACCCTGCGCCACATGGCGGAGCAGGAGCTGGTCCATCTGCAATATTTCGAAAAGCAGCTGAACCGCCGCCGGGTGCGGCCGACCCTGCTGCAGCCCCTGTGGCACGTCACCGGCTTCCTGCTGGGCGCCGGCACCGCGATCCTGGGCGAGCGCGCGGCGATGGCCTGCACCGTCGCGGTGGAAGAGGTGATCGAGGAGCATTACGAGGCGCAGTTGAAGCATCTCGGCCCCGAGGAGCAGGAGTTGACCGACAGCATCCGCAAGTTCCAGGCGGAAGAGGTCGAGCACCGCGACATCGGGCTGCAGAACGAGGCGGAGCGCGCGGCGGGTTATCCGATTCTGTCGGCGGCGATCAAGGCCGGCACCCGGGCGGTGATCTGGGTGGCCGAGAGGGTGTAG
- a CDS encoding disulfide bond formation protein B, with amino-acid sequence MTTKPFMSRVFDDPRVAALLLALASAGVLLSALFFQFVLDYQPCVLCIMQRWPYVAVMVLGLVTWLFRRWKGLGDALLVVSGLALLAGAGIAAYHVGVEQHWWAGTSSCGGSAPAKSLEALRAQVLAAPVTRCDEVAWSLFGISMAGYNVVISLALAAYAFVAARIAYTRTPVSRTAL; translated from the coding sequence ATGACGACCAAGCCCTTCATGTCCCGCGTCTTCGACGATCCCCGCGTGGCCGCCCTGTTGCTGGCGCTGGCCAGCGCCGGCGTGCTGCTGTCGGCCCTGTTCTTCCAGTTCGTGCTGGATTACCAACCCTGCGTGCTGTGCATCATGCAGCGCTGGCCCTATGTGGCGGTGATGGTGCTGGGGCTGGTGACCTGGCTGTTCCGCCGCTGGAAGGGGCTGGGCGACGCGCTGCTGGTGGTGAGCGGGCTGGCCCTGCTGGCCGGCGCCGGCATCGCCGCCTATCATGTCGGGGTGGAGCAGCATTGGTGGGCCGGCACCTCGTCCTGCGGCGGGTCGGCGCCGGCCAAATCGCTGGAGGCGTTGCGCGCCCAGGTGTTGGCCGCCCCAGTCACCCGCTGTGACGAAGTGGCGTGGTCGCTGTTCGGGATCTCAATGGCGGGCTACAACGTGGTGATCTCGCTGGCGCTGGCGGCCTACGCCTTCGTCGCGGCACGCATCGCCTACACCCGCACCCCGGTGTCGAGGACCGCATTGTGA
- a CDS encoding carboxymuconolactone decarboxylase family protein: protein MHKNWPQMTGELSGAIRELRGGAPDVMKAFSGMAQAALKANALDTKTKELIALAIAVAIRCDGCVAFHAEAAMKQGASRDEVMETMGMAVYMGAGPSVMYAAQAVEAFDQFAEKVAG from the coding sequence ATGCATAAGAACTGGCCGCAGATGACCGGTGAGCTGTCCGGCGCCATCCGTGAACTGCGCGGCGGTGCGCCCGACGTCATGAAGGCCTTTTCCGGAATGGCCCAGGCGGCGCTGAAGGCGAATGCGCTGGACACCAAGACCAAGGAACTGATCGCGCTTGCCATCGCGGTGGCGATCCGTTGCGACGGCTGTGTCGCCTTCCATGCCGAAGCGGCGATGAAGCAGGGGGCCAGTCGCGACGAGGTGATGGAGACGATGGGGATGGCGGTTTATATGGGCGCCGGGCCGTCGGTGATGTATGCCGCCCAGGCGGTCGAGGCCTTCGACCAGTTCGCCGAAAAGGTGGCCGGCTGA
- a CDS encoding rhodanese-like domain-containing protein: protein MSLCSLFRRLIPAAPSDGQGAAGRIQQIDAATAIQWQSKGEAVIVDVREPHEHAAGHIPGAILNPLSRFDPSRVPTEPGKHLVFHCQGGMRCGPAAERMMAAGHTGTINRLRGGFAAWVNAGGKVER, encoded by the coding sequence ATGTCGCTGTGCTCGCTTTTCCGCCGCCTGATTCCCGCTGCACCCTCGGATGGACAGGGCGCCGCCGGCCGCATCCAGCAGATCGATGCGGCGACCGCGATCCAATGGCAGTCCAAGGGCGAGGCGGTGATCGTCGACGTCCGCGAACCGCACGAGCACGCCGCCGGCCACATTCCGGGCGCGATCCTGAACCCGCTGTCGCGGTTCGACCCGTCGCGCGTCCCGACCGAACCGGGCAAGCATCTGGTCTTCCATTGCCAGGGCGGCATGCGTTGCGGTCCTGCCGCCGAGCGCATGATGGCCGCCGGCCACACCGGCACCATCAACCGCCTGCGCGGTGGTTTCGCCGCCTGGGTCAATGCCGGCGGCAAGGTGGAGCGCTGA
- a CDS encoding molybdopterin-binding protein: MTSEAAENPVAANPTAAVLVIGNEILSGRTKDANLGHIAEKLTEIGVRLREARVVPDVEEEVVAAVNALRARYTYVFTTGGIGPTHDDITAACVAKAFGVALERNPEAVARLERHYAAGQLNEARLRMANVPAGGILIDNPISQAPGFQIGNVFVMAGVPNIMRAMLDGILPRLAGGPALHSRTVACELAEGVIAAELSALQDRHPALEIGSYPYFRAGFFGVSLVLRGTDEQELAATTDELAEIVRRLGGTPTVTVGTKG, translated from the coding sequence ATGACGTCCGAAGCCGCAGAAAACCCGGTTGCCGCAAATCCCACTGCCGCCGTCCTGGTGATCGGCAACGAGATCCTGTCGGGCCGCACCAAGGACGCCAATCTCGGCCACATCGCGGAGAAGCTGACGGAGATCGGCGTGCGGCTGCGCGAGGCCCGCGTGGTGCCGGACGTGGAGGAGGAGGTCGTGGCCGCGGTCAACGCGCTGCGCGCCCGCTACACCTATGTCTTCACCACCGGCGGCATCGGCCCGACCCACGACGACATCACCGCCGCCTGCGTCGCCAAGGCCTTCGGCGTGGCGCTGGAGCGCAACCCGGAGGCGGTCGCCCGGCTGGAGCGCCATTATGCCGCCGGCCAGTTGAACGAGGCGCGGCTGCGCATGGCCAACGTCCCAGCCGGCGGCATCCTGATCGACAACCCGATCAGCCAGGCGCCGGGTTTCCAGATCGGCAACGTCTTCGTCATGGCCGGCGTGCCCAACATCATGCGGGCGATGCTGGACGGCATTCTGCCGCGGCTGGCCGGCGGGCCGGCTCTGCATTCCCGCACGGTGGCCTGCGAACTGGCGGAGGGGGTGATCGCCGCCGAGCTGTCCGCCCTGCAGGACCGCCATCCGGCCCTGGAGATCGGCAGCTATCCTTACTTCCGCGCCGGCTTCTTCGGCGTCAGCCTGGTCCTGCGCGGCACCGACGAGCAGGAATTGGCGGCCACGACCGACGAGCTGGCGGAGATCGTCCGCCGCCTGGGCGGTACGCCCACCGTCACGGTTGGTACGAAAGGGTAG
- the sfsA gene encoding DNA/RNA nuclease SfsA: MRFPTPLLQGRLIRRYKRFLADVLLDGVEVTAHVPNSGSMIGLDLPGSAVWLSRSDNPNRKLAYTLELVEAAAPWGEGLVGVNTGHPNALVAAAIAAGTIPELAGYDRLRREVKYGRNSRIDVLLEDDPAKPGARPLTYVEVKNVHLRRPDGPYGDAAEFPDCVTARGAKHLEEMAAMVAQGCRAVMLYLVQRGDCSHFRTAADLDPAYHDGLRRALDSGVEALCWSCAITPESIELDRPLPIRL; encoded by the coding sequence ATGCGCTTTCCCACCCCCCTTCTTCAAGGCCGCCTGATCCGCCGCTACAAGCGGTTTCTTGCCGATGTCCTGTTGGACGGGGTGGAGGTGACGGCGCATGTCCCCAATTCCGGCAGCATGATCGGGCTGGACCTTCCCGGCTCCGCCGTCTGGCTGTCGCGCTCCGACAACCCGAACCGCAAGCTGGCCTACACGCTGGAGTTGGTGGAGGCCGCCGCCCCCTGGGGCGAGGGGCTGGTCGGCGTCAACACCGGCCACCCGAACGCGCTGGTCGCCGCCGCAATCGCTGCCGGCACCATCCCGGAGCTGGCCGGCTACGACCGGCTGCGGCGCGAGGTGAAGTACGGCCGCAACAGCCGCATCGACGTGCTGCTGGAGGACGACCCGGCCAAGCCCGGCGCCCGCCCACTGACCTATGTCGAGGTCAAGAACGTCCACCTCCGCCGCCCCGACGGCCCGTATGGTGACGCCGCCGAGTTTCCGGACTGCGTCACCGCCCGCGGCGCCAAGCATCTGGAGGAGATGGCGGCGATGGTGGCCCAGGGCTGCCGCGCGGTCATGCTCTACCTTGTCCAGCGCGGCGATTGTTCCCATTTCCGCACGGCGGCCGATCTCGATCCGGCGTATCATGATGGTCTGCGCCGCGCACTGGATTCCGGGGTGGAGGCGCTGTGTTGGTCTTGCGCGATCACGCCCGAATCGATTGAATTGGACCGGCCGCTGCCGATCCGGCTTTAG
- the map gene encoding type I methionyl aminopeptidase, translating to MEQDHVESNRVRLHGPEGFEGMRKAGRLAALALDYIVPYVQPGVTTGELDRLLEQFIRDHGGVPAPLGYRGFPRANCISVNHVVCHGIPGDKRLVDGDILNIDVTPIVDGWYGDSSRMYLCGDVGVKARKLVDVTYDALMIGIAAVKPGATLGDIGHAIQTFAESHRFSVVRDFCGHGVGRVFHEPPSVLHYGKPGEGLVLKEGMIFTIEPMINTGRPDVKILGDGWTAVTKDKSLSAQFEHSIGVTADGAEIFTLSPAGYTKPPYPVE from the coding sequence TTGGAACAGGATCACGTCGAATCCAACCGCGTCCGTCTTCATGGTCCGGAGGGATTCGAAGGCATGCGCAAGGCCGGCCGTCTGGCCGCGCTGGCACTGGACTACATCGTCCCCTATGTGCAGCCGGGCGTCACCACGGGCGAACTTGACCGCCTGCTGGAGCAGTTCATCCGCGACCATGGCGGCGTCCCTGCCCCGCTGGGCTATCGCGGCTTCCCGCGCGCCAACTGCATCTCGGTCAACCATGTCGTCTGCCACGGCATTCCCGGCGACAAGCGGCTGGTCGACGGCGACATCCTGAACATCGACGTCACGCCCATCGTCGACGGCTGGTACGGCGACAGCAGCCGCATGTATCTGTGCGGCGACGTCGGCGTGAAGGCGCGCAAGCTGGTCGACGTCACCTATGACGCGCTGATGATCGGCATCGCCGCGGTGAAGCCGGGCGCCACGCTGGGCGACATCGGCCACGCCATCCAGACCTTCGCCGAGTCCCACCGTTTCTCGGTGGTGCGCGATTTCTGCGGCCACGGCGTCGGCCGCGTCTTCCACGAGCCGCCGTCGGTCCTGCATTACGGCAAGCCGGGCGAGGGCCTGGTCCTGAAGGAAGGCATGATCTTCACCATCGAGCCGATGATCAACACCGGCCGCCCCGACGTGAAGATCCTGGGCGACGGCTGGACCGCCGTGACCAAGGACAAGTCGCTGTCCGCCCAGTTCGAGCATTCCATCGGCGTGACGGCCGACGGCGCGGAGATCTTCACGCTGTCGCCGGCGGGCTACACCAAGCCGCCCTACCCGGTGGAGTGA